CAATTTTTGGTGGGCATGAAAATCAGGCAAAGTTGTTAATTCCTTCCGTGCAAAATTTGTATCATTGCTAAATGTTTGTGAGTAATAAATTGTTGCCTTTTCTTACCTCGTTTTTTATCTTACATTTTTTTTGTtgcttttttttttgtcttctctttTGTAGTGGGGTGCTGCTTATTGTGTTCGTGGAGGACCTGAAAAGGAAAGACTGGCAATGGAGGTAAACATTTTTATTGCTTCTGAAACTTCAACCTTGTTTTGATGAGAAATGCATAGCTAGTAATTAACATTATTGAAGGAGGAATTCATTactcattttttcttttttccccaGTATCTGGAGCGGAGAGAATGTGAATATGATAAAAAATCCCTCGTAGACTTTTACAAGGTGAGTTGATGGTTTGTGTTATTGAAATTTGAAATCTCATGGTTTAAAAACGTCAATTAAGATGTATGTTTGTACTTCTATGCTGCTTGTTCTTATTTCAAGTATTGTGTCTCCGTTAATCTAGGAAGCGGATCCATCGGAGCCTGCTATACCAGGAGTCATAGTGTAAGTTTGCTGCTTGGTGTCCATTAATTCATTCCATTGTTTTACTGTGTTAGACAGTAACAGGACAGCAGAACTGATGCATTTTTCTCTCGTGCAGTTTCACCTCCACTCCGGATAAAATTTCAAACAAGTACTACTTGGGGCCTGCCCCTTTGGATGAAATGGCTAGGTAAATATGTTGGCGTATGTCATTTTCTTTTCATCTATATTAGTTTTTGCACGTGGAGTTGTCCACAAACTATCATCCATTTACGCATATTTACCCTTTCAGGCAAATTGCGACTGCATATGGACCTTGCGGGAACAACAGAGACTATCTGTTCCTGCTAGAGAAAGCCATGTATGATATTGGTAAGATTCATTTTTTCACACACACACACTAATCATGGAGCATGAGCGTTCAAAGTTATTGCATCCTAAAAAGTATTTAATTTGTTCCAAATGCTTGAGCACGAATTACTGAAGTTTGGGAATTTGTAAACAGGGCATGAGGATGATATGGTGATTGGGCTAGCGAATGAAGTAAGGAAGGTACTTGGAATTGTAGGAAAAGGGATTTTCAAGGAGATGTTGGCTGGTCCATCCCACATTGCACTTAAAGCCCAGATGGCATCTCTTCAACTGCGTCCGCTTCCTGAAGCCGTTGCCCTGGACTCCTAAAAATACAAGACAAATAACTGAAAGAACACGACAAAGCAGAGCTTAACTaacttgatttttttattttatcattccTTTCAGTTAGCAATCTATCTAGTTCACAATTCTACTTTTCTAACTTAGCATAGCATTCAATTCAAAACATCATTGGTCCATAGCCAAATGGTTGAGAAAAATTGCTTGTAACAGGCTGCCAGTCctacaattttaattttgaatttttgacCTTGCCAGGGGTCCTTTTGATATTTCCTTGCTGGAGTATGTTTTAATTGCTTTGGTAGAAATTTGATCATCATTTGAATACCCTTCTTAAACATGGTTGAGATGGTTCATTGTAATTTGTCTCGTTGAAATTATTGAGAATATAAAGATGATATTGTTTTCTATCATTGTTATGCTTTGTTCAAAGAGAAAAACAGTGGGATAAgcctttatacatatatatatatatatatat
The sequence above is a segment of the Hevea brasiliensis isolate MT/VB/25A 57/8 chromosome 11, ASM3005281v1, whole genome shotgun sequence genome. Coding sequences within it:
- the LOC110654001 gene encoding gamma-glutamylcyclotransferase 2-1 isoform X1 gives rise to the protein MVFWVFGYGSLVWNPGFEYDEKVIGFIKDYRRVFDLACIDHRGTPDRPARTCTLENFEGAVCWGAAYCVRGGPEKERLAMETHFFFFPQYLERRECEYDKKSLVDFYKEADPSEPAIPGVIVFTSTPDKISNKYYLGPAPLDEMARQIATAYGPCGNNRDYLFLLEKAMYDIGHEDDMVIGLANEVRKVLGIVGKGIFKEMLAGPSHIALKAQMASLQLRPLPEAVALDS
- the LOC110654001 gene encoding gamma-glutamylcyclotransferase 2-1 isoform X2; this translates as MVFWVFGYGSLVWNPGFEYDEKVIGFIKDYRRVFDLACIDHRGTPDRPARTCTLENFEGAVCWGAAYCVRGGPEKERLAMEYLERRECEYDKKSLVDFYKEADPSEPAIPGVIVFTSTPDKISNKYYLGPAPLDEMARQIATAYGPCGNNRDYLFLLEKAMYDIGHEDDMVIGLANEVRKVLGIVGKGIFKEMLAGPSHIALKAQMASLQLRPLPEAVALDS